ATTTCTTCCGTAGTAAGATCTGTGGTTAAGTACTCCTTGATGACTTGCCTTTTGAAGGCTTCTGAGTAACGCGTTAATTGTCTCATTTTGGTTGATTTTGTGTCAACCTATTTCAGGACAAGACAATGAACTGATGAAGGATTAATGGATGAAAGGATGAACTGATGGAGGATGAATTGATGAAGGCTTTTGCCTGAGTTCGAACTTTGGGTTAACGGGGTTCCGCCCAAATGCGGTATGACTGCTTCGGTTTTTAGTGTCGATGCTTGGTTTTACTAAACCCCTGAAGGGGGTGCAAGTATTCTATCACAATAGGGTTAGAGCGGTAATAAACCCCAACGGGGTGATACGGTGCTTGCTTATTGGCTAGTGGCTAATTGGCTTATAAGCATGCTTTTGCCTGAGTTCGAATATGGTTAACGGGATCCCTCCTATGGTCGGGATGACAGCTCCGAGGCACCTCATTCTCGCTCTGCTTCTCATTCTGTTATGGGATGAGGAGATGAAAGATGAATTGATTAAGGATGAATTGATGAAGTCTTTTGCCTGAGCTCAAATGTGGTTAACGGGATCTCGCCCAAATGCGGGATGACTGCTTCGGGAATAGATGGATATCCTTTAAACACTGGGAACACGCCAGCCCCGTAGGGGCGACATTCTTATAATTTACCCGTGGATGATAAACTCAAGCTCCGTAGGAGCGGCACCAACTGGCTAATTGGCCAATTGGCGGGCTCTCTCCTAATCTAGAATATGGCTTAACAGGATTCCTCCTAATGTCGGGATGACAGCTTCGGGTTTACAGCGCCCTCATTCTCGCTCTGCTTCTCATTCTGAACGCCGCGTTTCAATTCCACATTGATACATTCTTATATCGCTACATTTTTCCATTTTCATAAATTCCCTCACATTTACTTTCCATGAAACGACTCCAGGTTATAGAGTTTCTTAAAGGCTTTTCCATTTTTACTATCGTTATTTTTCATCTCTTGCAAAAAGCACATTTAGAAGGGATTTTGAGTAAACTAATTGGATTTGGGGGGACTGGTATCCATCTTTTCGTGCTGCTGTCTGGGTTTGGACTGTATTTATCCTTTCAAAAAAAGCCACTTGCTCTTGTACCCTTCCTTAAAAAGAGATTTTCTAAAATTTACATTCCCTACATTTTGGTAGTTCTTTTTTCAGCCCTTATATCGCTTTTTATCCCTCTTTTTGAAAATTCATGGTTTGCCCTCGGGGGACATGTTTTTCTGTATAAAATGTTTAACGAGTCTATTATGGGGTCTTATGGTTACCCCTTTTGGTTCGTTTCTATGATCATTCAATTCTACCTGGTATTTCACTTGTTGGTTTTTGTTAAGAAACGGGTGCCAGCTATTCCCTTTTTTATTGGTGGACTTATAATTAGTCTAAGCTGGAGTTTTTTGGTTTTATACCTTGGAAAGGCTCACCTTAGAGTTTGGAACAGTTTTTTCCTACAATATCTATGGGAGTTTGCCCTTGGGATGGTGCTTGCCGAGCGTTATGCTACTGGGAAAGGAATAAACTGGAACCCCGGTGTTTTAGTGGTTGGAATTATCGCAATTGTAAACTGTGCTTTGTATGCGCTATTGGCCCTAAAAGGAGGAGAGACGGGTAAAATGCTGAATGATATTCCAGCTTTATTGGGATATTCTTTTGCGGCCTTGTTTTTATATAAGCTTCCAATTGCGATCCTTAAGAAGTTTTTCTTGTTTACAGGTGGGATTTCCTTCTCGGTGTATCTGTGGCATATTTTCTCGTACCGTCTGCTGGCATATGTGATGGGAGATGCTTCCATCGCTGCGGTTCTAATACTTTCCCTTTTGTTGTGTTATTTAATTGCTTGGAAATTTCAGGATGTAGTAAACTGGATCTATAAAAAGTTAGGGGTATAAAAAAACGCCCCGAAGGGCGTTTCACAACAATCTATGATGGGTAGGTATCTTAGTGTGCTTCTGCAGTGTGAGCATCTGCTTCAACTGCTAATTTCACAGTAAGTTCAATTTCATCTGAAATAACCATATCCTTTACTCCAGTGCTAAATGCAACACCATACTTTTGTCTGTCGAACTTTAAAGTAGTAGTAATTGTGTGGTTTTCAGTATCGTGATTGGTTATGGTAGCAACCTCTTCGTGTGTATTTCCATGAATGGTTAGGTTTCCTTTTAATTCGTTTTCAGTCGCAGAAGTAATTACAAACTTCGCGGTTGGATGATTGGCAACATCAAAGAAATCTGGAGATTCAAGGTGTCCAACAAGCATTGAACTTGGCTTTTCTTCCGTGTAGTTTTCATCGGTTGGAGTTATCGCTGTTAAGTCAGCAACAAATTCTCCTCCAGTGATTTTCCCGTCTGTAAATTCCAACTTTCCATATTCAAATGGTACTGTTCCTTCGTGTTCTTTAACACCCAACATTACACCCTTCCACATTACGGTGCTGTTTTCTGTGTTAATCATATGGCTTCCAGTTCCCATGCTAGCATGTTGGTCCTGAGCCTCGGTGTTTTGTTCTGTAGTTTCAGTAGATCCGTTTCCACAAGAAGCTAGTAGAGCCACTCCAGCTAGTCCAAGTATTGCTTTTTTAATTGTTTTCATTTCTGTTTGTTCTAAGGTTTATTTAGTGGTACAAATGTTGTGTATTGCACAACACAACTCAATTAGTTTTCATTAAATCTTGTGAAAGAAATCCGCTCTAACCCCTTGATATATAAAAATTTAACAATTGATTGGTTCTGGGAGGTTAGCGTAGATTAGTCGGCCCAATTTGCTCTATCCAGACTCCTATACTGTATGGCCTCGGCAATGTGTTGGTTTAAGATTTTATCGCTGGCATCTAGGTCCGCTATGGTTCGAGCTACCTTTAAAATTCGGTCGTATGCTCTAGCCGATAACTGCAATTTCTCCATAGCTTTTTTAAGTAGGTTCAAGCTTGCTTGGTCAAGATCGCAAGTAGAACGAATCTCCTTACTGCCCATTTGGGCGTTGCAGTGGATATTGCTTTTACCAAATCTGGCATTCTGAATTTTTCGGGCTCCAATCACGCGATCCCGAACCTTAACCGATTTTTCTGCATGATATTCCTTAACGGCCAATTCATCTAAAGAGACTGGTGTAACTTCTATATGTATATCTATTCTATCCAGAAGTGGCCCCGATACCTTGCTCAAATAACGCTGTACGGTCCCAGGTGGACAAATACATTCCTTTTCGGGGTGATTGTGATATCCGCAGGGGCAGGGATTCATAGCCGCAACGAGCATAA
This region of Luteibaculum oceani genomic DNA includes:
- a CDS encoding YceI family protein; this encodes MKTIKKAILGLAGVALLASCGNGSTETTEQNTEAQDQHASMGTGSHMINTENSTVMWKGVMLGVKEHEGTVPFEYGKLEFTDGKITGGEFVADLTAITPTDENYTEEKPSSMLVGHLESPDFFDVANHPTAKFVITSATENELKGNLTIHGNTHEEVATITNHDTENHTITTTLKFDRQKYGVAFSTGVKDMVISDEIELTVKLAVEADAHTAEAH
- a CDS encoding acyltransferase family protein, producing the protein MKRLQVIEFLKGFSIFTIVIFHLLQKAHLEGILSKLIGFGGTGIHLFVLLSGFGLYLSFQKKPLALVPFLKKRFSKIYIPYILVVLFSALISLFIPLFENSWFALGGHVFLYKMFNESIMGSYGYPFWFVSMIIQFYLVFHLLVFVKKRVPAIPFFIGGLIISLSWSFLVLYLGKAHLRVWNSFFLQYLWEFALGMVLAERYATGKGINWNPGVLVVGIIAIVNCALYALLALKGGETGKMLNDIPALLGYSFAALFLYKLPIAILKKFFLFTGGISFSVYLWHIFSYRLLAYVMGDASIAAVLILSLLLCYLIAWKFQDVVNWIYKKLGV